The Saccopteryx leptura isolate mSacLep1 chromosome 2, mSacLep1_pri_phased_curated, whole genome shotgun sequence genome has a window encoding:
- the LOC136391557 gene encoding polyunsaturated fatty acid lipoxygenase ALOX15, whose protein sequence is MGVYRVRVSTGSSLCAGSNNPVQLWLVGQHGEAALGTRLWPSRGKETEFKVDVSEYLGPLLFVKMRKRHLLQDDAWFCNWVSVQGPGASGDEFRFPCYRWVKGDGVLSLAEGTGCTLVDDLQGLFKKHREEELEERRKLYRWGNWKDGLILNVAAASISDLPIDERFLEDKKIDFEASLAKGLAELAVKDSLNILACWKELDDFSRIFWCGQSKLAGKVRESWQEDAFFGYQFLNGANPMLLRRSSQLPARLVFPPGMEELQAQLEKELQGGTLFEADFSLLDGIKANVILCSQQHLAAPLVMLKLQPDGQLLPMVIQLQLPCTGSPTPPLFLPTDPPMVWLLAKCWVRSSDFQVHELNSHLLRGHLMAEVIAVATMRCLPSIHPIFKLLIPHLRYTMEINVRARTGLVSDMGVFDQVVSSGGGGHVELLRRAGANLTYRSFCPPEDLADRGLLGVKSSFYAQDALRLWEVIYCYVEGIVSLHYKMDEAVKEDLELQSWCREITEIGLQGAQDQGFPISLQSRDQLCHFVTMCIFTCTGQHSSVHMGQLDWYSWVPNAPCTMRLPPPTTKDATLETVMATLPNFHQASLQMSITWQLGRRQPVMVALGQHEEEYFGGPEPKAVLNKFRKELAALDKEIEIRNAKLDLPYEYLRPSLVENSVAI, encoded by the exons GAGACGGAATTCAAAGTGGACGTGTCGGAGtacctggggcctctgctcttCGTGAAAATGCGCAAGCGACACCTCCTTCAGGATGACGCCTGGTTCTGCAACTGGGTCTCTGTGCAGGGCCCCGGGGCCAGTGGGGACGAGTTCAGGTTCCCGTGTTACCGCTGGGTGAAGGGCGATGGCGTTCTGAGCCtggctgagggcactg GCTGCACATTGGTAGATGACCTTCAAGGCCTGTTCAAGAAACAcagggaagaggagctggaagagagaaggaagctgTACCG GTGGGGTAACTGGAAGGATGGGTTAATCCTGAATGTGGCCGCAGCCAGTATAAGCGACCTCCCGATAGATGAGAGATTTCTGGAGGACAAAAAGATTGACTTTGAGGCTTCACTGGCCAAGGG GCTGGCTGAGCTAGCTGTCAAAGACTCTTTAAATATTCTGGCTTGCTGGAAGGAACTGGATGACTTCAGCAGAATTTTCTGGTGTGGCCAAAGCAAGCTGGCTG GGAAGGTGCGGGAATCCTGGCAGGAGGATGCCTTTTTCGGGTATCAGTTTCTCAATGGTGCCAACCCAATGTTGCTAAGGCGCTCCAGTCAACTTCCTGCCCGCCTAGTGTTTCCTCCAGGGATGGAGGAGCTGCAGGCCCAGCTGGAGAAGGAGCTCCAG GGAGGTACGCTGTTTGAAGCTGACTTCTCCCTGCTGGATGGGATCAAGGCTAATGTCATCCTGTGTAGCCAGCAGCACCTGGCAGCCCCCCTGGTCATGCTGAAACTGCAGCCGGATGGGCAACTCTTGCCCATGGTCATCCAG CTCCAATTGCCATGCACGGGATCCCCCACACCACCACTTTTCCTGCCCACGGATCCCCCGATGGTCTGGCTCTTGGCCAAATGTTGGGTCCGCAGCTCTGACTTCCAGGTTCATGAGCTGAATTCTCATCTTCTGAGGGGACATTTAATGGCTGAGGTTATCGCTGTGGCCACCATGAGATGCCTTCCATCGATACATCCTATCTTCAAG CTATTAATCCCACACCTGCGATACACCATGGAAATTAACGTGCGGGCCAGGACTGGGCTGGTCTCTGACATGGGCGTTTTTGACCAG GTGGTGAGCTCTGGTGGGGGAGGCCATGTGGAGCTCCTTAGGCGAGCTGGAGCCAATTTAACCTATAGATCATTCTGTCCTCCTGAGGACTTGGCTGACCGGGGGCTCCTGGGAGTCAAGTCTTCCTTCTATGCCCAAGATGCCCTGCGGCTTTGGGAAGTCATCTATTG CTATGTGGAGGGAATTGTGAGTCTTCACTATAAGATGGACGAGGCAGTGAAAGAGGATCTTGAACTGCAGTCCTGGTGTCGAGAGATCACTGAAATTGGGCTGCAAGGCGCTCAGGACCAAG GGTTTCCCATCTCCTTACAGTCCCGGGACCAGCTGTGCCACTTTGTCACCATGTGCATCTTCACCTGCACTGGCCAGCACTCCTCTGTCCACATGGGCCAG CTGGATTGGTATTCTTGGGTCCCTAACGCACCCTGTACGATGCGACTGCCCCCACCGACCACCAAGGATGCGACACTGGAGACGGTCATGGCAACACTGCCCAACTTTCATCAGGCTTCTCTCCAGATGTCCATCACTTGGCAACTGGGCAGACGCCAGCCTGTTATG GTGGCTCTGGGCCAGCATGAGGAGGAGTATTTTGGGGGCCCTGAGCCTAAAGCTGTGCTGAACAAGTTCAGGAAGGAGCTGGCTGCCctggataaagaaattgagatCCGGAATGCAAAGTTGGACCTGCCCTATGAGTACCTGAGACCGAGCCtggtggaaaacagtgtggccaTATGA